The Hymenobacter swuensis DY53 genome includes the window CGCACATTCCACCGCTTCACCTAATGGTAGTTACCATCATCGGAATTGGCCTGATTGGCGGGTCGCTGGCTTTGAGCCTGAAGGAAACCGGCCTGGCCCACCACATCATTGGGGTGGACCGCAGCCCGGACAACCAGCGGCAGGCCGTGGCCCTGGGCCTGATTGATGAGCCGGCCCAGGACCTGACTGAGGCCGTGCAGCGTGCCGACCTAGTGGTTGTGGCCGTACCCATGGATGCCATGCTCACGGTGCTGCCCCTGGTGCTCGACGCAGCTACCGACCGCCAGACGGTTATCGACGTAGGCTCCACCAAGGCCCTGCTGCTGCAGGCCGTGGAGCACCACCCACAGCGCAGCCGCTTCGTGGCGGTGCACCCGATGGCTGGCACCGAGTACTCAGGCCCCTCGGCGGCGCTGCCGGGTCTGTTCCGGGATAAGACGCTGGTAATCTGTGACGCTCCGCGCAGCGCCCCCGACGCCGTGGCCCGGGTGGAGGCTGTATTCGGGCGACTGGCCATGCGGCTGGTGTACATGGATGCCACCGCCCACGACCTGCACACGGCCTACATTTCGCACATTTCGCACATCACCTCCTTTGCCCTGGCCCTCACGGTACTGGAAAAGGAAAAGGAAGACGAGCAGATTTTTGCCCTCGCCAGCGGTGGTTTCGAGTCGACGGTACGTTTGGCCAAAAGCTCGCCCGATATGTGGGTGCCCATCTTCCGTCAGAACCGCGAGAACGTGCTGGATGTATTGGATGAGCACATTCACCAACTCCAGCACCTGCGCGAGCTGCTGCACCAGGAAAACTACCCCGCCGTGTACCAGCAAATTCAGCAGGCCAACCTCATCAAGAAAATTCTGAAATGAGAACCCTGTAGAGACGCGACGCTTCGCGTCTCCCGCCAGAACAACCAGGACCGCGCTACATATGCAACCCCAACCCACGCCAAGACGCGGAGTGTCGCGTCTCTACAGCTAACGTCAGCCCGCGA containing:
- a CDS encoding prephenate dehydrogenase, whose protein sequence is MVVTIIGIGLIGGSLALSLKETGLAHHIIGVDRSPDNQRQAVALGLIDEPAQDLTEAVQRADLVVVAVPMDAMLTVLPLVLDAATDRQTVIDVGSTKALLLQAVEHHPQRSRFVAVHPMAGTEYSGPSAALPGLFRDKTLVICDAPRSAPDAVARVEAVFGRLAMRLVYMDATAHDLHTAYISHISHITSFALALTVLEKEKEDEQIFALASGGFESTVRLAKSSPDMWVPIFRQNRENVLDVLDEHIHQLQHLRELLHQENYPAVYQQIQQANLIKKILK